In Nerophis ophidion isolate RoL-2023_Sa linkage group LG02, RoL_Noph_v1.0, whole genome shotgun sequence, one DNA window encodes the following:
- the thap11 gene encoding THAP domain-containing protein 11, translating into MPGFTCCVPGCYSNSHRDRDLRFYTFPKDNTLRELWLRNISRAGVSGCFSTFQPTTGHRVCSVHFVGGRKTYTIRVPSLFPLRGVNERRSRRGCSKRVTTAAPGTPAAAAATTGIVINTVLGNTAEGADALATGDSITVVQIGQNGEYIGTARLPVATEGSYTAPVGDAGELTADDSSAEGKQPPVQYVSVTSSPLDHSYSLTTGTTSTELLRKLNEQRDIIALMEVKMKEMKATIRQLRVVEAKLQEEVRERDRLLCGNAAALKKI; encoded by the coding sequence ATGCCTGGGTTCACCTGCTGTGTCCCGGGCTGCTACAGCAACTCTCACCGGGACCGGGACTTACGCTTCTACACGTTTCCAAAAGACAACACGCTCAGGGAGCTGTGGCTGAGGAACATCTCCCGGGCCGGGGTCAGTGGTTGCTTTAGCACCTTCCAGCCCACCACGGGTCACCGTGTCTGCAGTGTGCACTTCGTTGGCGGGAGGAAAACCTACACCATCCGAGTCCCGTCGCTTTTCCCTCTGAGGGGTGTGAACGAGCGCAGAAGTCGACGCGGATGTTCCAAGAGGGTGACGACAGCCGCTCCTGGAACCCCCGCCGCCGCTGCAGCCACCACCGGGATTGTCATCAACACCGTGCTGGGCAACACGGCCGAGGGCGCCGACGCCCTCGCCACCGGCGACAGCATTACGGTGGTTCAGATCGGCCAAAACGGGGAGTACATCGGCACGGCGCGGCTGCCCGTGGCAACAGAGGGGTCGTACACCGCGCCCGTCGGCGACGCCGGCGAATTAACCGCCGACGACTCCTCCGCTGAGGGAAAGCAGCCGCCGGTGCAATACGTCAGCGTCACCAGCAGCCCGCTGGACCACTCGTACTCGCTGACCACCGGCACCACGTCCACCGAGCTGCTGCGCAAACTCAACGAGCAGCGAGATATCATTGCCCTCATGGAGGTGAAGATGAAGGAAATGAAAGCCACCATCCGCCAGCTCAGGGTGGTGGAGGCcaagctgcaggaggaggtgcGGGAGCGCGACCGGCTGCTGTGCGGCAACGCGGCGGCCCTGAAGAAGATATAA
- the gfod2 gene encoding glucose-fructose oxidoreductase domain-containing protein 2, which produces MLPGVGVFGTGSTARVLVPLLKAEGFEVHALWGRSEEEACSLAIELGIPFHTSRSDDVLLHQDVDLVCIYIPPSMTRQIAVKALGIGKNVICEKAATAVDSFQMVNAARYYPQLLSIMGNTLRFLPAFVAMQQLMVDGYVGEVQVCDVRVYGPSLLNQSYGWTCEDLMGGGGLHTVGSAIIDLLSYLTGARAHRVHGLLRTFVQQNDTIRGIRRVTSDDFCFFQMLMGASSGGVCCTVTLNFNMPGSFVHEVMVVGSSGRLVARGTELYGQRNGTTSEELLLTDGGWVGPDAKDIPLPHLQGLGAMVKALRQSFQAHQERRSWARGPVTMAPTFEDGLYVQTVVEAVKRSSRSGEWECVEIMSKEPDPNHNLCEALQRNKN; this is translated from the exons ATGCTGCCTGGAGTTGGTGTGTTTGGCACAGGGAGCACAGCACGAGTGCTGGTCCCTTTGCTAAAAGCTGAGGGCTTTGAGGTTCATGCACTCTGGGGGAGGAGCGAAGAGGAAGCGTGCAGCCTGGCAATTGAACTTGGTATCCCGTTTCACACAAGTCGATCCGACGATGTCCTGCTGCACCAAGATGTCGACCTTGTTTGTATTTATATTCCGCCCTCAATGACGAGGCAAATTGCTGTCAAAGCACTGG gCATAGGTAAGAATGTTATATGTGAGAAAGCTGCTACTGCTGTGGATTCTTTCCAGATGGTAAATGCAGCCAGGTATTACCCCCAGCTGCTTAGCATCATGGGTAATACGCTGCGCTTCCTACCGGCTTTTGTGGCAATGCAGCAGCTGATGGTGGACGGATACGTGGGTGAAGTGCAGGTCTGCGACGTGCGCGTTTATGGCCCCAGCCTCCTGAACCAGTCGTACGGTTGGACTTGTGAAGACCTGATGGGGGGAGGTGGGCTGCACACCGTTGGTTCCGCCATTATCGACCTTTTAAGTTACCTGACTGGGGCCCGGGCACATCGCGTTCACGGACTGCTACGGACCTTCGTACAACAAAATGACACCATCAGAGGCATCCGCCGTGTCACAAGCGACGATTTTTGTTTCTTCCAAATGTTGATGGGGGCATCCTCAGGTGGCGTGTGCTGCACTGTGACCCTGAACTTCAACATGCCAGGCTCGTTTGTGCATGAGGTGATGGTAGTTGGATCCAGCGGGAGACTGGTTGCCCGGGGGACAGAGCTGTACGGTCAGCGCAACGGCACCACGAGTGAGGAGCTGTTGCTAACCGACGGAGGCTGGGTCGGACCTGACGCGAAAGACATACCTTTGCCTCACCTGCAAGGGCTAGGTGCCATGGTCAAAGCACTGAGACAGTCATTCCAGGCTCACCAGGAGCGTAGGTCATGGGCACGCGGGCCAGTTACTATGGCACCCACTTTTGAGGATGGCCTGTATGTGCAGACGGTGGTGGAAGCCGTGAAGCGGTCAAGCCGTAGCGGGGAATGGGAGTGTGTGGAGATCATGAGTAAGGAGCCCGATCCAAACCATAACCTGTGTGAGGCACTACAGAGAAATAAGAACTAA